In one window of Opitutus sp. GAS368 DNA:
- a CDS encoding phosphopantetheine-binding protein produces the protein MLGIIERYVEPDLRAKLKDADDDLRIIEDLGIDSLTMMEIVILVEDVLQMTINNEELRYLRTVGDVKTFIECKVRGLPLPKPTKFIPIEQIISIMPIQPPFLFLGEASINAHGANAKYKISGQEFFLQGHFKDNPVLPASIMLEALGQLAVLFLLEGQVGEAGRVVDHRTIFFTSCEGVRCHRVCKPGDVLSLSIKPKRLKSPLATFEGQIRVGQEKAAIAEEITLTFAFAEEVVQPAPQAQPVDAVAPAAKAAVNA, from the coding sequence GTGCTGGGTATCATTGAGCGCTATGTGGAGCCGGATCTGCGCGCGAAACTGAAGGATGCGGATGATGATCTGCGGATTATCGAGGATCTTGGCATCGATTCCCTAACCATGATGGAAATCGTCATCCTCGTGGAGGATGTGCTGCAGATGACCATCAACAACGAGGAGTTGCGTTACCTCCGCACCGTGGGCGACGTGAAGACCTTCATCGAGTGCAAGGTCCGCGGCCTGCCCCTCCCGAAGCCCACCAAGTTCATCCCGATCGAGCAGATCATCTCGATCATGCCGATCCAGCCGCCGTTCCTGTTCCTCGGCGAGGCCTCGATCAATGCGCACGGCGCCAACGCCAAATACAAGATCAGCGGCCAGGAGTTTTTCCTGCAAGGTCACTTCAAGGACAATCCTGTGCTGCCTGCGTCCATCATGCTCGAGGCGCTCGGCCAGCTCGCCGTCCTCTTCCTGCTCGAGGGTCAGGTGGGCGAGGCCGGCCGGGTCGTCGATCATCGCACCATTTTCTTCACCTCCTGCGAAGGCGTCCGCTGCCACCGCGTGTGCAAGCCGGGCGACGTGCTCAGCCTCTCCATCAAGCCCAAGCGCCTCAAGTCGCCGCTGGCGACGTTCGAGGGCCAGATCCGCGTGGGGCAGGAGAAGGCGGCCATCGCCGAGGAAATCACGCTGACCTTTGCGTTTGCCGAGGAAGTCGTCCAGCCCGCGCCGCAGGCGCAGCCGGTGGACGCCGTCGCTCCCGCCGCCAAGGCCGCGGTCAACGCCTGA